One stretch of Candidatus Poribacteria bacterium DNA includes these proteins:
- the proB gene encoding glutamate 5-kinase — MKSTQIEPRQLLARARRVVVKVGSTTVSKNFDLNPERLDALVQDLASVKQKGKEIILVTSGAIAAGTGRLGLTQRPQTLPGLQAAASVGQTRLMHAYEQRFSQYSQITGTMLLTQDDFNFRERYTHMSNTLRALLRLGVLPIINENDTVAVEEIKVGDNDTLAAYVTNLAEADLLIILSDQDGFYTADPRKDPGAKLISFVYDVTDELKRSAGSAGSQSGTGGMTTKLHAAEIVTGSGEMMVLANGTEFQVVSRILAGEKIGTLFLPQERMSGRKRWIAYSRPPKGHLFVDGGARRALVHQGRSLLPSGIQRVEGNFNHGDTVSCRDENGIELARGLVNYNTHELKRIMGKQTSEIEKLLGYYSYNEVIHRDNLVVMHRIET, encoded by the coding sequence ATGAAATCAACACAAATTGAACCACGTCAACTGTTGGCGCGCGCTCGACGCGTCGTCGTGAAGGTTGGCAGCACGACCGTCTCAAAGAACTTCGACCTTAATCCCGAGCGATTGGATGCGTTGGTGCAAGATCTCGCCTCGGTGAAGCAAAAGGGTAAAGAGATCATCCTCGTCACCTCTGGTGCAATCGCTGCTGGCACAGGAAGATTAGGGCTCACACAACGTCCACAGACGCTCCCCGGACTGCAGGCCGCAGCGTCAGTGGGGCAGACCCGCCTGATGCACGCCTATGAACAGCGATTTTCACAATACAGCCAGATCACCGGGACGATGCTTCTGACGCAGGATGACTTCAATTTCCGCGAACGTTATACACATATGAGCAATACCTTACGCGCACTTCTGCGACTTGGTGTACTTCCAATCATCAACGAAAATGACACGGTCGCGGTAGAGGAGATCAAGGTCGGCGACAATGATACGTTGGCGGCGTATGTGACTAATCTCGCAGAAGCGGATTTGCTAATTATCTTGTCGGATCAGGATGGATTTTATACCGCAGATCCTCGCAAGGATCCCGGCGCAAAATTAATCAGTTTCGTCTATGACGTTACTGATGAACTCAAACGGTCGGCGGGAAGTGCTGGTAGCCAGAGTGGCACCGGCGGTATGACAACGAAACTACACGCTGCTGAAATTGTGACCGGATCGGGTGAGATGATGGTACTTGCAAATGGCACCGAGTTCCAAGTTGTCAGCCGCATACTAGCGGGGGAAAAGATCGGCACGTTATTCCTCCCACAGGAGCGGATGTCAGGACGGAAGCGGTGGATTGCCTATTCGCGCCCACCAAAAGGACATCTATTCGTGGACGGAGGGGCACGCCGTGCGTTGGTTCATCAAGGTAGAAGTCTTTTACCGTCCGGGATTCAACGGGTAGAGGGAAACTTTAATCACGGAGACACCGTCTCCTGTCGAGACGAAAACGGCATTGAACTTGCCAGAGGGCTTGTTAATTATAATACTCATGAATTGAAACGGATTATGGGTAAGCAGACCAGCGAAATTGAAAAGCTACTCGGCTACTACTCTTATAACGAAGTGATTCACCGGGATAATTTGGTTGTGATGCACAGGATAGAAACGTGA
- the obgE gene encoding GTPase ObgE has product MNTDTATIYAKGGGGGNGCISFRREKFVPRGGPNGGDGGHGGSVILEVAEGISTLIDCRYNPHQVAENGQHGMGKLMHGADADDRVVKVPAGTIVRVPETEEVIVDLKMVGQRAVIARGGIGGRGNARFKSSTFQTPRVAEKGEPGEERNVTLEVKLIADVGLVGYPNGGKSTLLARTSAAKPKIADYPFTTLTPNLGVVRVDPEQNFLLADIPGLIKGAHEGAGLGHDFLRHIERTKMLLHIIDAASVDGRDPIADYEQINMELERYNPRLIRLPQLIVLNKIDLPDAQTNLQRVKDYFGKRRVFPVSAVTGDGIARLIRATYQLLQRINERIREQQETTEPQPTFHLPKPNERFELVARSGRFIVRGEEPRRAVLMTDMDNDQALVLLHRKLKKMGVLNALIKAGITDGDTVQVDAFEFTYSADEINTN; this is encoded by the coding sequence ATGAACACAGATACCGCGACAATCTATGCGAAGGGCGGTGGGGGCGGAAACGGCTGCATCAGCTTTCGCCGCGAAAAGTTTGTGCCGCGCGGTGGTCCGAATGGCGGCGATGGGGGACACGGCGGAAGCGTTATTTTGGAAGTTGCCGAGGGAATAAGTACGCTCATTGATTGCCGATATAACCCCCACCAGGTTGCGGAGAATGGTCAACACGGCATGGGGAAATTGATGCACGGGGCGGACGCTGACGATCGAGTCGTCAAAGTCCCAGCAGGTACGATTGTGCGAGTACCGGAAACAGAAGAAGTTATCGTTGATTTGAAAATGGTCGGACAGCGTGCGGTTATCGCACGTGGTGGGATTGGCGGCAGAGGCAATGCGCGATTCAAGAGCAGCACGTTCCAAACCCCACGTGTCGCCGAAAAGGGGGAACCAGGGGAGGAACGTAACGTCACGCTAGAGGTCAAGTTGATTGCGGACGTTGGCTTGGTCGGTTATCCGAACGGCGGCAAATCGACACTGCTTGCACGCACCTCCGCGGCAAAGCCGAAAATTGCGGACTATCCGTTTACAACGCTGACCCCCAACCTAGGGGTTGTCCGAGTTGATCCTGAACAGAACTTCCTGCTCGCAGATATTCCCGGTCTCATTAAGGGGGCGCACGAAGGTGCCGGACTGGGCCATGACTTTCTGCGACATATTGAACGCACGAAGATGCTCCTCCACATCATCGACGCTGCTTCTGTCGATGGACGCGATCCAATCGCCGACTACGAACAGATCAACATGGAACTCGAACGGTACAACCCTCGCTTGATTCGCCTGCCACAGTTAATTGTCCTCAATAAAATTGACCTTCCTGATGCACAGACCAATTTGCAGCGAGTCAAAGACTACTTCGGGAAACGGCGTGTTTTTCCGGTCTCTGCAGTTACCGGCGACGGGATAGCCCGGCTCATTAGAGCAACATATCAACTCCTGCAGCGGATAAATGAGCGGATTCGTGAACAGCAAGAAACTACGGAACCTCAACCGACCTTCCACCTCCCCAAACCCAACGAACGATTTGAACTCGTCGCGCGGTCAGGTCGTTTTATCGTGCGTGGCGAAGAACCTCGTCGCGCTGTTCTCATGACCGATATGGACAATGACCAAGCACTGGTTCTCCTCCATCGAAAACTAAAAAAAATGGGCGTCCTGAATGCGCTCATCAAAGCTGGTATCACGGACGGCGATACCGTCCAAGTCGATGCCTTCGAGTTTACATATAGCGCTGATGAAATCAACACAAATTGA